The genomic window ggcttttttttcttcatttgtcTTTATGAACATATGAGCACGTTGCAGCCACATAGTGAGCTGGAGGGGCGCCTGTGCTGCAACTGGCTGAAATGCTCATGAAAATGAATCACTATAATATTTTGCACTATATAAGTGATAAAtatgtagatgtactgtactttaTATTGCTCAGTGTCTTCCATGAGTCAGTCtcacatgtattttttcccatcTTTTATCTTTTGTCTGATTTATTTTGAAAGGTGACACAGATTGCATTaacactgtcaacaacattttagTCTATTTGCAAAAGAGGATCCACCGTCTGTAAATAAATGCTctttaaacatttagaaaaaggACGGAAGTCAGAAAGAGTACCTTTTCGTGTGCTGCAGGATATTTTGGGGCTTTTGATTATACTGCAAAACTTATTACAGGCGATTTACAGATAATGCCAGCTGTTGGGCATTCTTTGTGACTCCCATTGTGTCCTCAGTTAtcattgaatgaatgaatgatgatACATTCCTGGTTTAATTTTGTACTGTAAAGTTTGTCTTGTATACAATTGAATGTctgacccagaaagacacagagacCCTGGAGCAGATGGCGTTTAACTTCTGGTATGAATGCAATGCAGTGAGTGAACAAGtgggtgttgttgtttttttctggtATTACAGAGACACTTTTGTTGAGAGATACCAAAGCTCATGGCATGAAGTATGTTTGCCACCGCACAACACACATTGATCATTTACTtgtgacacagacacagacaaataTTTTTCAAATAGCTTCACTACTTGGACcccaaataaacattttaaagttGTACTTTTTCATATTCCTACATGGAACGTATAGGAACCATAGACCAAGCTGGACCCTTAATGGTCAGCCTACCATACAAAAGGCAGCAGAAGGTAGCTAAATGCATCTGCCACGTTGTATAGATGATAACCTGCAACCAGTTTAGCCCCCTGTCCTGAGATGATAACAGTCTGTAATCTGATGCATTGCGAATGTTAAGCTCTTGAGCCGCTTAAAACCACTTGCGGTGTAAAATTCATACTCATCTGATAATGTGGACAGAACACCATACTAACATTAATAGCCTGGTCAGAAATTACCTCTATTTTGTAGCACTTATTAGGCACTATTTTTCAAAACTCCCAACTGAAATAAATAAGTTGTTGTTGTCTTCATTGGGAATTGTATTCATTAACATTTATAAAATGTTGATTGACATTTCAAAGCCTCTTATTCAAGTACCTGTGAAGATGTATAATATTCATAATTTGAATTTACTGTACATAGATTAAACACTCTTTACAATCCATTTGGAGGTCCTATTGAAATCCACGTAATCCTATGGTATGATACTGCTTGTGACTGAGTACTACACCCTAATAAGTATTGATGTGTGTCTAATTACTGTAATGACCAGGTCTGTCTAGTCAACAACAAACACTATTTCTGCATGTTCTTCACTTAAATACAAAAACATTGtagtgaaaataaaataaacaaatgctTGCTCCTAGGGATGAGGTCAAATTTCAATTTAGATTGACCCGTCCCTGACCCTCAGTGCACTAGTTCatataaacatgttttttttgtgaaacacTAACATAGTTCTCCAGAGCCTGGCAGCTCTATTCAAACATCAAGGCTATAACAAGTTCAGCTTAAGTCCTTAATTGCTTTAACCAATAGACTGGTATGGAAACAGAGGAGAAAAAAGGAAATACATTATATTGAAACTGGCCCAGTACAAGTGTTTGACTGGATCTGTGTGTAGACCTTTTAATCAGCAAGTCAATAATCTGATATCCTATAAGAGGATTCCTTTTCCAAGCCAAGTTATGTCAGACAATAAAATGGCTGTTGAGTTATTTTATAGAATTAATATCTTCTCTACGATCACCATCACTATCAGTCTTCTTGTCAGTGTTATTGTATATAATTGTTCTCCATGTGTAGTTGTAATGTAATTAATGTCATTTAATATCTTGTCAAAGTGAGCTTGTGGCCTTGATTTTAATAGGCTAAGAGAGACCAGAGACACCTGTTGTCCACTCTGACAGGAAGCATGTTAACGTCTTAAAGTCCTTATCCTGTTTAAACACCCCCACAACCTCTTTGTTCTCCTGCAGCACAGGGGTCTCTGTGTCATTACAATCTGGCAATAAACAATTAACAATAACATTCAGACTATTTTCTGGAATTATGTGAAAACcaaaatgaatgtattgtatcACAAGAGAATACAAAAATCCCCTCGTTGGAGAGTCATTCATTCAAATTCTTAATCTGTCCCCTAAACCTAAGGAAACTATCACCTAGACAATGGATTAGCCTACACCTAGATTACTCAATTGGAGCAGTGCTTGGCCAGCGTTCATGAACGCATGTGCTCAGCAGTATCAGTCGACATGGATGCAGTTGAGGTAACGGCAGTCCCTACTCTGCCCAAAACAACACTATAGCAAACCTATTGATGAATTCATGAAGGGGAGAGTTCATGTATCAGTTTGTCTTCGTATACTCAGTTTGATGACACATACCGTATACAGACTTGTTTACAGACTCTAAGGAAGTGAGTTGATGAAGTGTGTTCACTGACAgacgtatttgtatttattagggatccccattagctgctgccaaggcagcagctactctacctggggtccaaacacattaaagcacttacattacacaCAGGGCCAGAGGAGCTCGGGAGGGGATAATGGTATGTAAATGTTCTGTAAGCACATGGATCCTCTGTCAGCATCATTGATGGGGCCGTGGCACACAATGCATCATGCTAACATCCTCTGCATGCGCTTAATCAGAGGGGGGTATTAAAGTAGAACAGTAATGCTCCCAGATTTGAATCTGCCGTCTGCTGTATAGCCCACGGAAGGCAACGACATGGGAAGCACCGGGAGGATGCTCAACCTTTGGAACAGGAGGCAGAGCCTCTTCCCTAACTACAAAGTCACTGGGCCTAGTGCTGAACTTAGAAGACCCTCAGAAGACAGCACCCTTCCATTCACCAAGGACAGCTGTATAAAAGAGTGGAATTCCATGCAGGAACTGAGCAAGGACATTTATGACATCTACTCTGAGTATGAGGATGAGGAAGATGAGAAGCCTTTGGCTCTTCTTTCAAGGCTGGCTTCACCCACCAAGAATTACAATCTCAACATCAATGTTGGGGGGAAGTCCTATCAGATAGCTTACCGGTTGGCGGCCAGGTACCCCAAAACTAGGATAGGGCGGCTTGCCACCTATACAGACCACAACAAGAAACTGGACCTGTGTGACGATTACCAAGTCAAGAAAAATGAGTACTTCTTCGACAGGGACCCAGAGATTTTCAACAACATCTTCACCTTCTACAGAACTGGGGTGCTGTGGATAAAAGACGAGTTGTGTCCCAGAAACTTTCTGGAGGAGATCAACTACTGGGGCGTGAGGATCAAGAACACCCATCGCTGCTGCCGGATTTCCTTTGAGGAGCGACAGGATGAAATAAATGAGCAGCTGAACATCCAGAGAGAGCTGGAGGCCGAGGTGGAGATCGAGGAGAATGAGGAGCTGTTTCAGGACATGTTTATGGGCCATAACCGCAGAGTGATCTGGAACCTAATGGAAAAACCTTTCTCCTCTGTCCCTGCCAAGCTCATGGCCTTGGTCTCCAGCCTGTTTGTCCTGGTATCCCTGGTGGCCATGACACTCAACACAGTAGAGGATATGCAGTACAAGACTCCCTCTGGCCAATTGAGCGGGAAGACCTACTGTGAATTTGTGGAGTCTCTTTGCATTGCCTTTTTCACCATGGAGTATCTGCTCAGGCTGGTGTCCACACCTGACCTCCAGACCTTCGCCAGGAGCATGCTCAACACGGTGGACCTGATCGCTATTCTACCTCAGTACCTGCAGCTGGCTTTGGAGTGCTTTGAAAACAATGACTACGTGAAGCACGAACACGACATGAGGACAGTTGGGCAGGTGGGGAAGCTGGGCCAGGTGTTGCGGATCATGCGGCTGATGCGTATATTTCGTATCTTGAAGCTGGCGCGCCACTCCACCGGACTGAGGGCGTTTGGCTTCACACTCCGCCAGTGCTACCAGCAGGTGGGCTGCCTCTTCCTCTTCATCGCCATGGGAATCTTCGCCTTCTCTGCCATGGTCTACACTGTGGAGCATGACGTGCCCCAAACCAACTTCACAAGCATCCCCCATGCATGGTGGTGGGCTGCTGTAAGTATATTAGTTCACAATAGGCCATTAGGAGTTAAAAAAAAGTCTATCTAACTTTCATTCTCTGTAGCTTTATATTCAGCTATGTTTCTGGTGATCTTCCAGCGGTGATGCAGGGAGGCTCAGGTCTGGCTTCAGGTCTGTAGTGTGTCCGGTCTATGGCTCGCTCTGTAGTCCCCTCATAATACTACCTACTGCACAATGGCTGTCAGTGGCCACTATCTGAATGATAAGCTTAAACACTGATCTAAGTACCAGTAACCTTTTCATATGAACTGCATGGCCTGACATTACTTAAATGGATGGTTTATATGGTTCCTGGATAATGTCTTAATACTATAATGCTATTACAGGGTGGACTTTAGGTCAGCGCATCTCCATTAGAATATGTGTATCTGTCCATGTCTATGCCTGTCCACATGAAGCATGCCGTATGTGTTTAATTTTGATCAACACTCTGGACATAAAGTCAGGCCACTTTTAGgccctgtatatctctctctgaaAGGGTATGATAGGAATTTCTTAAGTTGTGACTGAAGTGGGACAGATAACACTTTTACATTTTCACTGTGAAAGGGGTTCAAGTTCCATAACTCTTGCAATTTCTGCCCTCCAGGTGAGCATCTCCACCGTGGGCTATGGAGACATGTATCCAGAGACCATCCTAGGGCGTCTCTTTGCTTTCTTCTGTATTTCGTTTGGAATCATATTGAACGGACTGCCCATCTCCATCCTCTTCAACAAGTTCTCAGACTACTACGCCAAACTGAAATCCCACGAGTATACCGCAAACATGAAGAACCGGGGGAAAATTAGGTTTGCCAAAAGGACAGCAATGAAGATCTCACTTTGTTGTGGAGTTGGACACACTACATGATGCTACAGCTAACTGTTTAGGACTTTGTAAGACACAATATCTGCCTGATCTTCCTTACATTGGCAACATATATAGTATCGGGTTGAATAAAGTAATGTTAACTTTGAAACTGCTGAAAACCCATGCACCCTCTTGTCTTACCCATCAGATATGCTTCTCCAGGGGTGGAAATGGGAGGGAGTCTGGGGGAAGGGGGTTCTGGGCgtgaaaacattttgcaatgtaaCGTTTTgcatttcacattgaattcatagATTTTACATTGGAGGGTTCCAGGAGTGATTTTCTTTCTCCATTTCTACCCCTGCACTTCACACATATTACCTAATGAGAGTGCTTCTCCCCCAAAGGGTAGGCCTGTTAACAATACCATATAGACAGTGCATTGTCATAAAGAGCTTCACAGCTATGGAGCAACTTGCCCTGTCAGGTCAAGTTGATTCTATTGCtccttttttatatatttttatgcatTTAATGATTGAAACACTTTCTACTTTGCTTAATGTCCTTTATGTCACATGCTGCTTTTTTGTTTTAATTTGTGCTTTTTCAACATTTGAATAACATAGAGCTTTATTGAGATTTGATTTTGCAATCCTTTCTTGTACGTATGTTCAATAAAGAGAAATAATGCTACATGATTTTTGTATGTGCCATTATATTACTGCTGCAAAGACAAACATGGTCACTCACTAATAAAGCAATTATGTGTACATTTTGCAATGCAATGTGATTTACAGGCTTtacaggggggaaaaaacaaataaaaaacaataaaaacaaaagctgaaatattttCTACACAACAAAACTAAATCAAAAGaatgacacaaactgaacaactaaaaagcatcctaaggaaaaccaaaacaacaaaTATGTgctttaagatctcttttaaagaTGTCCACAGTTTCAGCTCCCCTGCcacaggttctctggcaggctattccagaggcgggggcataataactaaaggaaGAGAGGGGTTGTTGTAAATTGTTGTCATTCATGTGTCATGCCGAGCAAGATTGAGGCCAAATCCCAgatggaaaaacaaaacaacatagTTTACCTACTGATTGTGAGAGAGGGTATGTTTTGAATCATTAAAATAGGCTTGGCATGTATGGTTTGGAATGTATGAACACCTTACCATGATGAGAAGCTTTCTGTAGCAGCAAATACATTCACTACAGCAGGAGTAGATCCCATACTCTATTAATCTGTCTGATCCTGCCCAATTAGCCTGCTCCCTGTCTGAAGCAAAGACCCACAAAAGCTTGCAGCTGCTGGCATCTTGTGGTTAGTGTTGATAGAGCAGAAAGTGGTGGGCGAGTTTAATACGTCACACTTGATAATCTAGAACATTTAGGTAAATACTCGGTTATGAAATTGAGGATTATAAAGTTTGATAAAATAAAGatattttttgtaattttatAAAACATATGAACCACAAGTGAACGTGAAGGGGTTTTCACTAGTTATCACAGCCACAAAGTTAAAATGTCCatatcgtaaaaattcatgaCAACAAACATGAGGTTTTTGGTCTTAATGTAAAGTTAGGATTAGGCATAAAGTTAGCAatgtggttgaggttaggattaggttaaaaaaatggattttaaaaagagacattgtagaaataggcggggtctTTGACTTTGTGGCTTTGATAACGCTATATGGAATCCCTGGGACGGTTTCATTACGGTATTTTCAATGGTTTAATCCGTGattaaggttaggtaagggttatggttagggggagggacatcccaaggattccAGATAGCACTAACAAAATTAGAAGCCGGCATTTTCCCACAATCCTTTTCATCAGTAAAGTGACCTCTGGTGTTGCTGTTGTGCAAATTTTCGGAGCAGGCTAACCTACACAAACCAGCAGCAAAATGGTCCCTCCAGTGGCAGTGTCACCGCTTATTAAGGTTTGTGGCAACACATTTGTGTAACATGCTGTTGAAAGTAGTTTGGTTTAAAAATAAAACGTGAATTGTTTCCTAATTTGCAGCACAATGCTGCATTGTTCAAGATCTCTGCCAATCTCAGACAGCTGGCTAACTAACAACCTAGCTAGTGGAATAATTAATAACGTTAGCGAGCTACATTTTCAACACAGCTGTTACTTCCAAACCTGCAATAATTTGCGCATGTTATGCATCAGCTGATAGCTTTGACATTGCATGCAGATTGTTGTTGTGGgctaccgagtggcgcagcggtctatcctggttcgattccaggctgtatcacaactggccgtgattgggaggcccataaggcggtgcacaattggcccttCGTCGTtgggatttggccggggtaggccgtcattgtaaataagaatttgttcttaaccgaattgcctagttaaataaatgtaaaataaaaaaggcCGTGAATTAGCTAGCATTTGTCTAATGTTAGCATTAAATCATTGCCTGAGTGACACTCATTGCCTGAGTGACACTGTCTGATATGCGTCATTTGTTTCTCATTACAGACAGCAAGGTACTCAGCGTTGATAGCTGGTATAGTATTTGGCAAGAGGAGATATGGTGAGTTGTGAACCTTGAATACAGCTTTTACATTGACTAACTGTGCAGACAGGCGGCATGCCATATGGACGCCTCAGGTTGTGGCATACTAACGTTAGAGTACAAATGTCCTATACTGTGGCAAcagactaacgttagctaaactagcaaccTTAACATTGAAGCCATGCAGACACTGACTTGTTGAAAACCTgcaataacataacataacagatTCTTCATAGTTCTTCACATAAATAGATTACCGGTACATCATATGgtgtttgattttttttttcagaAGTAATTCCATTTTAAGTTTTGATTTTAACACTCTCCCCTCTAAATTAATTTCAGATGAACTAAAGCCTATTGCTGCAGAGGAAAGAAGGgttgaggaagaggagaagaaggtTCGTGAAGAACAAGAGAAAATTGCCAAGGCGCTAGCTGAAGGTAAACTTCCATGTTTGTTTTTAAGAGATTACTGGCAAATTTGCTATCCTCATGTTTATTCTTTTAAAGTAAACAAATGTGCATACTTAGATATATGTCCATCAATAGGTATTTTGCATGTTCTATAGGAATAGCCTGAATAATAACATATGGCAGTAAAACAGATGCTTCATGTAATTAAACACTTAATTGTTTCTGTATAGAAACTTGACATCTACTTTTTTCTGGTCTCTCACTACAGCCAGTGAAGAATCGATTTTGAAATGAGCTGGCACTGGGAGAAGTTACTTTGAAGCTCTTCACACTGCTCCTGTATTTTTCCACTCT from Salmo trutta chromosome 9, fSalTru1.1, whole genome shotgun sequence includes these protein-coding regions:
- the LOC115200322 gene encoding potassium voltage-gated channel subfamily V member 2; amino-acid sequence: MGSTGRMLNLWNRRQSLFPNYKVTGPSAELRRPSEDSTLPFTKDSCIKEWNSMQELSKDIYDIYSEYEDEEDEKPLALLSRLASPTKNYNLNINVGGKSYQIAYRLAARYPKTRIGRLATYTDHNKKLDLCDDYQVKKNEYFFDRDPEIFNNIFTFYRTGVLWIKDELCPRNFLEEINYWGVRIKNTHRCCRISFEERQDEINEQLNIQRELEAEVEIEENEELFQDMFMGHNRRVIWNLMEKPFSSVPAKLMALVSSLFVLVSLVAMTLNTVEDMQYKTPSGQLSGKTYCEFVESLCIAFFTMEYLLRLVSTPDLQTFARSMLNTVDLIAILPQYLQLALECFENNDYVKHEHDMRTVGQVGKLGQVLRIMRLMRIFRILKLARHSTGLRAFGFTLRQCYQQVGCLFLFIAMGIFAFSAMVYTVEHDVPQTNFTSIPHAWWWAAVSISTVGYGDMYPETILGRLFAFFCISFGIILNGLPISILFNKFSDYYAKLKSHEYTANMKNRGKIRFAKRTAMKISLCCGVGHTT